A window of the Candidatus Kapaibacterium thiocyanatum genome harbors these coding sequences:
- a CDS encoding NADH-quinone oxidoreductase subunit L, whose product MNYAALIPLFPLVGFLITGLFGKKLKSEKLVGTIASAAILASFAIAVSVFMGLMARPAEERSVVVPIYSWIATGSFSVDIAYQFDQLSILFTLIITGIGFLIHVYSIGYMHGDKSFPRFFAYLNLFVFMMLNLVLSSNFLLTFLGWEGVGLASYLLIGFWYDRKFDGTNITWTGDAAKKAFIVNRIGDFGVLIAMFMLFNLFGTLDYSTINAMAPQRFVVGDTAVTIITLLLFLGCTGKSAQIPLGVWLPDAMAGPTPVSALIHAATMVTSGIFLIARTNVLFALSPTTMTVVTIIGIATALIAGTIGIVQNDIKKVLAYSTVSQLGFMFVALGVGAFTAGVFHVMTHAFFKALLFLGSGSVIHGMHEEQDIQKMGGLKKYMPVTYKTFLIGTLAISGIFPLSGFFSKDEILWFAWLNGSPLLWGIGAVAAFCTAFYMWRLTTLTFHGEERFDHHHVHPHESPASMTVPLIILAVLSAVGGFLGIPHVFHMPNLLEGWLEPIFAKAMAILPQHHGEHTTLEFTLMAVSTVIAVSGILLARNIYKNGTDVAASIASRFSGLHKLLWNKYWVDEIYQMAIVSPIFMISRDFLWKVVDVILIDGLINGSARAVGAGGNILRRMQSGVAQNYALLMMLGIIVLIAIAVMPMLR is encoded by the coding sequence ATGAACTACGCAGCGCTGATCCCACTGTTCCCGTTGGTCGGTTTTCTGATAACGGGATTGTTCGGCAAGAAACTCAAGAGCGAAAAACTCGTCGGCACGATCGCGAGCGCAGCCATCCTGGCCAGCTTCGCCATCGCCGTCTCGGTCTTCATGGGGCTGATGGCACGCCCGGCCGAAGAACGCTCCGTCGTCGTTCCGATCTATTCGTGGATCGCCACGGGTAGCTTCTCGGTCGACATCGCCTATCAGTTCGACCAGCTCTCCATCCTGTTCACGCTGATCATCACCGGTATCGGCTTCCTCATCCACGTGTATTCCATCGGATACATGCACGGAGACAAGAGCTTCCCGCGATTCTTCGCATACCTGAACCTCTTCGTCTTCATGATGTTGAACCTCGTGCTGAGCAGCAACTTCCTGCTGACCTTCCTCGGTTGGGAAGGCGTGGGCCTGGCCTCCTATCTGCTCATCGGCTTCTGGTACGACCGGAAGTTCGACGGTACGAACATCACCTGGACCGGCGATGCGGCCAAAAAGGCGTTCATCGTGAACCGTATCGGCGACTTCGGCGTGCTGATCGCCATGTTCATGCTGTTCAATCTCTTCGGCACGCTCGACTATTCGACCATCAACGCGATGGCCCCCCAGCGCTTCGTCGTAGGCGATACGGCTGTGACGATCATCACGCTCCTGCTCTTCCTCGGATGTACCGGTAAGTCCGCACAGATTCCGCTCGGCGTGTGGCTGCCCGACGCCATGGCAGGTCCGACTCCCGTCTCCGCCCTCATCCACGCCGCAACGATGGTGACGTCGGGTATCTTCCTCATCGCCCGTACGAACGTGCTCTTCGCCCTGTCGCCCACGACGATGACGGTCGTCACGATCATCGGTATCGCAACGGCCCTGATCGCCGGTACGATCGGCATCGTGCAGAACGACATCAAGAAGGTCCTGGCCTATTCCACGGTGTCCCAGCTCGGCTTCATGTTCGTGGCACTCGGCGTAGGTGCCTTCACCGCAGGCGTGTTCCACGTGATGACGCACGCCTTCTTCAAGGCCCTGCTCTTCCTCGGTTCCGGTTCCGTCATCCACGGTATGCACGAGGAACAGGACATCCAGAAGATGGGCGGCCTGAAGAAGTACATGCCGGTGACGTACAAGACCTTTCTCATCGGCACGCTCGCCATCTCCGGTATCTTCCCCTTGTCGGGCTTCTTCTCGAAGGACGAGATCCTCTGGTTCGCATGGCTCAACGGCAGCCCGCTCCTGTGGGGTATCGGCGCAGTGGCGGCCTTCTGTACGGCATTCTACATGTGGCGTCTGACGACGCTGACGTTCCATGGTGAAGAACGCTTCGACCATCATCACGTCCATCCGCACGAATCGCCTGCATCGATGACGGTGCCGCTGATCATCCTCGCGGTACTCTCGGCCGTGGGAGGCTTCCTCGGCATCCCCCACGTCTTCCATATGCCCAACCTCCTCGAAGGCTGGCTGGAGCCGATCTTCGCCAAGGCGATGGCCATCCTGCCCCAGCATCACGGCGAACACACGACGCTCGAATTCACGCTCATGGCGGTTTCCACCGTCATCGCCGTCAGCGGTATCCTGCTGGCGCGCAACATCTACAAGAACGGTACGGACGTGGCCGCGTCCATCGCATCCCGATTCTCGGGTCTGCACAAACTGCTCTGGAACAAGTATTGGGTCGACGAAATCTATCAGATGGCCATCGTCAGCCCGATCTTCATGATCTCCCGTGATTTCCTGTGGAAGGTCGTCGACGTCATCCTGATCGATGGCCTCATCAACGGTTCCGCACGTGCCGTAGGTGCGGGTGGCAACATCCTGCGTCGTATGCAGTCCGGTGTAGCACAGAACTACGCCCTCCTCATGATGCTCGGCATCATCGTGCTGATCGCCATCGCCGTCATGCCGATGCTCCGCTGA
- a CDS encoding TenA family transcriptional regulator, whose product MTTEEFLARLDEIVTERHMLQHPFYIMWNEGQLTVDMLREYAREYYHQVHAFPTYVSATHANCDDMEIRQMLLENLIEEEHGANNHPELWLRFAESLGVSREEIKQRRFLPHTRASVSILKELARRNNPAEGLAALYAYESQIPEISTTKIAGLKKWYDLDTPNALEFFAVHEHADEIHRTVTREALVHMCQSDEQKQAALDAAREAADAFNLLLDGVYNTWCTEKAALN is encoded by the coding sequence ATGACAACAGAAGAATTCCTCGCCCGGCTGGACGAGATCGTTACCGAACGCCACATGCTGCAGCACCCGTTCTACATCATGTGGAACGAAGGTCAACTGACGGTCGACATGCTCCGTGAGTATGCAAGGGAATACTACCATCAGGTCCATGCGTTCCCGACGTACGTCAGCGCGACGCATGCGAACTGTGACGATATGGAAATCCGCCAGATGCTCCTCGAGAACCTCATCGAAGAAGAGCACGGTGCCAACAACCACCCCGAACTCTGGCTGCGCTTCGCCGAATCCCTCGGCGTCTCGCGCGAAGAGATCAAGCAGCGCCGCTTCCTGCCCCATACGCGCGCCTCGGTGAGCATCCTCAAGGAACTCGCCCGCCGCAACAACCCGGCGGAAGGCCTGGCTGCCCTCTATGCCTACGAATCGCAGATCCCGGAAATCTCGACGACGAAGATCGCCGGACTGAAGAAGTGGTACGACCTCGATACGCCCAACGCCCTGGAATTCTTCGCCGTGCACGAACATGCCGACGAAATCCACCGCACGGTGACGCGCGAGGCCCTGGTGCATATGTGCCAGTCCGACGAACAGAAGCAGGCTGCCCTCGATGCGGCCCGCGAAGCTGCCGATGCCTTCAACCTCCTGCTGGACGGTGTCTACAACACCTGGTGCACGGAGAAGGCCGCCCTCAACTGA
- a CDS encoding Clp protease ClpS has protein sequence MSTDVPFLPFEQGDPSHDEVVEIALPTRVVLYNDDWHTFDEVIEQIIRATSCSYDHAEACTYEVHHHGKSIVFEGDMGDCLRVSSVLEEISLHTQLEC, from the coding sequence ATGTCCACGGACGTTCCTTTTCTCCCTTTCGAACAGGGCGATCCTTCGCATGACGAAGTGGTCGAAATCGCCCTACCGACGCGCGTCGTCCTCTACAACGACGACTGGCACACGTTCGACGAGGTCATCGAGCAGATCATCAGGGCCACGAGTTGCAGCTACGATCATGCGGAAGCCTGCACCTACGAAGTGCATCACCACGGCAAGTCCATCGTCTTCGAAGGCGACATGGGCGACTGCCTGCGCGTGAGCTCGGTCCTGGAAGAGATATCCCTCCATACCCAGCTCGAGTGCTAA